AGCCAGCACTCCTCACAGCCAGTACTGCCATTATGCGGGTGCTCATGTCTCAAACCGACAACCTCAATATTGTTGCCGCGGCAGGGCACTCGCTAGGCGAGTACTCAGCTTTGGTTGCCGCTGATGCCATCGATTTTGCAGATGCCGTAAAGCTGGTGAAAAAGCGCGGTGAATTGATGGACCAGGCTGTGCCCGCTGGAGAGGGTGGCATGGCGGCCATTCTCAATCTGGAAGAAGAGAAGATTCGAGAGGTATGCAAGCTGGCTTCGGGCGATGGTGTTGTTGAACCTGCAAACTTTAATGCACCCGGTCAGATTGTCATCGCCGGCTCGATGCCTGCGGTTGAAGCTGCGATTCCAATGGCGAAAGAGGCCGGTGCAAAACGCGCCATGAAGCTGGTTGTAAGTGGGCCGTTTCATTCCAGTTTGATGAAGGCCGCTGCAGAGGAGTTGGGACTGGCCCTGGAGGCGGTTAATTGGCGTCAGCCGAAATTCCCTGTGTATCACAATGTCGATAATGCACCGGCAGAACAACAGGATATTGCCAGTAAATTACTCGCGCAGTTATACAGCCCGGTTAACTGGATTGGCGCGGT
The Saccharospirillaceae bacterium genome window above contains:
- the fabD gene encoding ACP S-malonyltransferase, producing MTDVIAYFPGQGAQQVGMLVDLSEQYSEIRETFQEASDAIGQDLWALASEGPAESLNLTYNTQPALLTASTAIMRVLMSQTDNLNIVAAAGHSLGEYSALVAADAIDFADAVKLVKKRGELMDQAVPAGEGGMAAILNLEEEKIREVCKLASGDGVVEPANFNAPGQIVIAGSMPAVEAAIPMAKEAGAKRAMKLVVSGPFHSSLMKAAAEELGLALEAVNWRQPKFPVYHNVDNAPAEQQDIASKLLAQLYSPVNWIGAVEASRPKANAAIEVGPGKVLAGLNKRIDKSLVTYGTSDVTSLQAAIEFIQGKE